In Acidimicrobiia bacterium, one genomic interval encodes:
- a CDS encoding ATP-binding cassette domain-containing protein, which translates to MTSGNQKPATSSKGPALLCEELGKTFKVRHRAGWIRRQRVDVAAVDGVSFTVQPGEMVGYLGPNGAGKSTTIKMLTGILTPGSGKVSTLGLEPSRQRSDLARRLGVVFGQRTQLWWDLPLADSFDLLHYVYNTNRHRHESNLETFVDLLDLGSFLSTPVRQLSLGQRMRGELTAALLHDPELVVLDEPTIGLDIVSKQAVRDFLAALNQERGTTVLLTTHDLDDVEALCERMLIIDHGQVIHDGRVDHFKTSFGTERTVVVELIDEAPALEVAGANVVRVEGARQWLSFDRRQTTAAAVLAGIVAVAPVHDLSIEEPDIEDLVRQVYARS; encoded by the coding sequence ATGACATCAGGGAACCAAAAACCAGCCACTAGCAGTAAGGGCCCCGCGCTTTTGTGCGAGGAGCTAGGCAAAACTTTCAAGGTTCGTCACCGTGCCGGGTGGATTCGCCGACAACGGGTTGATGTGGCCGCGGTCGATGGGGTTTCGTTCACCGTGCAACCAGGTGAAATGGTGGGATATTTGGGCCCTAACGGGGCTGGAAAATCAACTACTATAAAGATGCTGACCGGTATTCTCACACCTGGCAGCGGCAAGGTTTCCACCCTAGGTCTGGAACCCAGCCGGCAACGCAGCGACCTCGCTCGACGGCTCGGAGTTGTGTTTGGTCAACGTACCCAGCTGTGGTGGGACCTCCCACTAGCTGACAGTTTTGACTTGCTGCACTATGTCTATAACACCAATCGCCACCGGCATGAATCCAACCTCGAAACCTTTGTTGACTTGCTAGATCTGGGTTCGTTTCTCTCCACTCCAGTGCGGCAACTTTCACTCGGTCAACGTATGCGAGGGGAACTTACCGCTGCGTTGTTACACGACCCCGAACTAGTGGTACTTGATGAACCCACCATTGGGCTAGATATTGTCTCCAAGCAGGCAGTTCGGGATTTCTTAGCGGCCCTTAATCAAGAGCGGGGAACCACGGTGTTGCTGACTACGCATGACCTTGACGATGTTGAAGCGTTGTGCGAACGCATGCTGATTATCGACCACGGCCAAGTGATTCATGACGGGCGAGTTGATCATTTCAAAACCTCATTTGGCACCGAACGCACGGTGGTAGTTGAGCTGATAGATGAGGCGCCAGCTTTAGAAGTGGCGGGAGCCAACGTGGTTCGCGTGGAAGGAGCCCGACAGTGGCTGAGTTTCGACCGCCGCCAAACCACGGCCGCCGCGGTGTTGGCGGGCATAGTGGCGGTGGCCCCCGTGCATGATCTATCGATTGAAGAACCCGATATCGAAGATCTCGTTCGTCAGGTGTACGCCCGCAGTTAG
- a CDS encoding antitoxin, producing the protein MGVSDTTTIRVTKATRDVLAQLASERGISVAALVAEFAEEERRRAVFASERSATRQDLQNTAVEDELADWEQSLEDGFD; encoded by the coding sequence ATGGGTGTAAGCGACACGACTACCATTAGAGTCACCAAGGCAACCCGAGACGTCCTCGCCCAACTAGCCTCGGAACGGGGTATCTCGGTAGCAGCCCTCGTAGCCGAATTTGCTGAGGAGGAGCGGCGACGAGCGGTGTTCGCATCCGAACGTTCGGCAACCCGCCAAGATTTACAAAATACTGCTGTCGAAGACGAGCTGGCGGACTGGGAACAGTCGCTCGAAGATGGGTTTGATTGA
- a CDS encoding 1,4-dihydroxy-2-naphthoyl-CoA synthase has protein sequence MVSEIFDETAWDEVPGFTLTDITYHRAKAHGTVRVAFNRPEVRNAFRPNTVDELYRVLDHARQSSDVGCVLLTGNGPSPRDGGWAFCSGGDQRIRGKDGYRYAEGETSDSIDPARTGRLHILEVQRLIRMMPKVVIAVVPGWAAGGGHSLHVVADLTIASAEHARFKQTDADVASFDGGFGSAYLARQVGQKFAREIFFLGDEYSAADAHRMGMVNAVVSHAELEATALEWAAKVNGKSPTAQRMLKFAFNLIDDGLVGQQVFAGEATRLAYMTDEAAEGRDSFLEKRDPDWSAFPWHY, from the coding sequence ATGGTCTCAGAGATTTTCGACGAAACAGCGTGGGATGAAGTGCCCGGTTTCACGCTCACCGACATCACCTATCATCGGGCCAAGGCTCACGGCACTGTTCGGGTGGCTTTCAATCGGCCCGAAGTACGGAATGCTTTTCGACCCAACACGGTAGACGAGCTATATCGGGTCTTAGACCATGCGCGGCAATCTTCAGATGTGGGTTGTGTGCTCTTGACCGGCAATGGGCCGTCCCCACGCGATGGTGGGTGGGCGTTTTGCTCCGGGGGTGATCAACGGATTCGCGGCAAGGATGGGTATCGCTACGCCGAAGGTGAAACCTCTGATTCGATCGATCCGGCTCGAACTGGGCGTTTGCACATTTTGGAAGTCCAGCGATTGATCCGCATGATGCCGAAGGTAGTTATTGCGGTGGTGCCGGGGTGGGCGGCTGGTGGGGGCCACAGTTTGCACGTGGTAGCCGATCTCACCATTGCCTCGGCAGAACATGCGCGTTTTAAACAAACCGATGCCGATGTGGCCAGCTTCGACGGTGGTTTTGGTTCTGCTTATTTAGCCCGCCAGGTGGGCCAGAAGTTTGCCCGGGAGATCTTCTTCTTGGGGGATGAATATTCCGCTGCCGACGCTCATCGGATGGGCATGGTTAACGCCGTGGTATCTCACGCCGAGTTGGAAGCTACCGCACTTGAGTGGGCCGCCAAAGTGAACGGGAAGAGTCCAACCGCCCAACGCATGCTGAAGTTTGCGTTCAACCTGATTGACGATGGTTTGGTGGGCCAACAAGTTTTTGCCGGTGAAGCTACACGGTTGGCATACATGACCGATGAAGCCGCTGAAGGCCGCGATTCGTTCTTAGAAAAGCGCGATCCCGATTGGTCAGCATTCCCCTGGCATTACTGA
- a CDS encoding LCP family protein, with the protein MNKPSSDDRFGERDRGSDPLPSGWGNSRDTTNGNHDDATRIWAKPEVAAEPAPKRQYYVPADAAGAPSVATATPPAPPVVPPGAPPGSFPGRSPKPKRIKSRRRKGRIIVILLLGLVALLLVSVLFGAWQFSRIKKVPVGNSLATGSGAGTNYLLVGSDSREGFDPNSPNAGAVIIPGAEGDEGQRSDTMLVLRLGAPGGSIMTSVPRDLWVTRHDGSQGRINAAFRDGPAALITTIQQSVGIPIHHYVEVDFVTFAGLVDAVGGVNIEIPHPARDTHSGLDLPEAGVVRLDGVQALAYVRSRFYEEQVEGQWVRDPTGDLGRVLRQQNFLRAVMGEVSSTRNPLQLVKVSNALAKGLRIDDHMSFMDALRFARQMRGLNPESVPLPTYPYRTSGGAAVLGLVEPDANAVIERFK; encoded by the coding sequence GTGAACAAGCCGTCCTCTGATGACCGTTTTGGTGAACGTGACCGTGGAAGTGACCCTCTGCCAAGCGGCTGGGGCAACAGCCGAGATACCACCAACGGGAATCATGACGACGCAACACGAATCTGGGCCAAACCTGAGGTGGCCGCAGAACCGGCACCAAAGCGCCAATACTATGTACCCGCCGATGCCGCGGGTGCACCGTCGGTGGCTACAGCAACTCCACCAGCACCACCTGTTGTGCCCCCAGGGGCTCCGCCGGGCTCATTTCCTGGGCGTTCACCCAAACCGAAACGTATCAAGTCGCGTCGAAGAAAGGGCCGCATCATTGTTATCTTGCTGTTAGGACTTGTTGCCCTGCTTCTGGTGAGTGTGCTTTTTGGCGCCTGGCAATTTTCACGTATCAAAAAGGTTCCAGTGGGAAACTCTTTGGCTACCGGAAGCGGTGCGGGAACCAACTATTTGTTGGTGGGTTCTGACAGTCGTGAGGGCTTCGACCCCAATTCCCCTAATGCCGGGGCGGTGATAATTCCTGGGGCTGAGGGCGATGAAGGCCAACGTTCTGACACCATGTTGGTTCTGCGCCTAGGTGCACCCGGTGGGTCAATTATGACTTCTGTTCCACGAGACTTGTGGGTTACGCGCCACGATGGCAGTCAAGGGCGTATTAATGCGGCCTTCCGCGATGGTCCAGCAGCCTTAATTACTACTATCCAACAAAGCGTGGGTATTCCTATTCACCACTACGTCGAGGTTGACTTTGTAACCTTTGCCGGTCTGGTTGACGCTGTGGGTGGAGTTAACATTGAAATACCGCATCCCGCCCGAGATACACATTCGGGTCTGGATCTGCCTGAAGCAGGAGTTGTGCGCCTCGATGGCGTACAGGCTTTGGCCTACGTGCGATCACGCTTCTATGAGGAACAAGTAGAAGGCCAATGGGTCCGAGACCCCACTGGTGACCTGGGCCGAGTATTGCGCCAGCAAAACTTCTTACGGGCTGTTATGGGCGAAGTTAGTAGCACTAGAAATCCATTGCAGCTGGTCAAGGTATCAAACGCGTTGGCAAAGGGACTACGAATCGATGATCACATGAGCTTCATGGATGCTTTGCGCTTCGCACGTCAAATGCGAGGGTTGAATCCCGAATCGGTGCCGCTACCCACCTACCCGTATCGTACCAGTGGGGGAGCAGCCGTATTGGGCCTGGTAGAACCTGATGCTAATGCTGTGATCGAACGGTTTAAGTAG
- a CDS encoding NUDIX domain-containing protein, which translates to MPNDELIDVFDELGQPQGVLPRDQAHLEGRWHQVFHVLIVAMRNTTPVVILQERAHTKLTFPGLLDLSATGHLLTGETAVEGVREVAEEIGVELNPIGLVPLGVRRVVDETPEGVNREFVNVFLYRDERPLAAYRPRSIEVAAVVEIPISAALALLSGEATDFNATYFNHQGRLSTHRITRNNFVPEGPTVKSDASEWGYWRTVLIMAERYLMGERNLSI; encoded by the coding sequence ATGCCTAACGACGAATTGATTGATGTGTTCGATGAACTTGGCCAGCCACAAGGAGTGCTGCCTCGAGACCAAGCCCACCTAGAAGGCCGTTGGCATCAAGTTTTCCATGTACTAATAGTCGCCATGCGGAACACCACCCCAGTGGTAATTCTTCAGGAGCGTGCTCACACCAAACTTACATTTCCCGGGTTGCTAGATTTGAGTGCCACCGGCCACCTTCTAACAGGCGAAACCGCCGTCGAGGGAGTGCGAGAGGTGGCCGAAGAAATTGGGGTCGAACTCAATCCAATCGGGCTCGTTCCACTTGGTGTTCGCCGAGTCGTGGATGAAACACCAGAAGGCGTCAATCGGGAATTTGTTAACGTATTTTTGTATCGTGACGAACGTCCGCTGGCCGCTTATAGGCCACGGTCTATCGAGGTTGCGGCGGTGGTAGAGATCCCGATCTCAGCCGCTTTGGCCCTACTTAGTGGTGAGGCGACAGATTTCAATGCCACCTATTTCAACCATCAGGGACGACTCTCAACGCACCGGATTACACGCAACAATTTTGTGCCGGAAGGCCCCACCGTTAAGAGCGATGCGTCCGAGTGGGGCTATTGGCGCACCGTGCTGATCATGGCCGAGCGTTACTTAATGGGAGAACGTAATCTCAGCATCTGA
- the folE gene encoding GTP cyclohydrolase I FolE, whose amino-acid sequence MSPTDQSVSNATALNGSSPLRETHAIDRDRIIAAVGEILAAIGEDPNRDGLIRTPERVADMYVEIMSGLHSNPATHLDVQFDADHDEMIMIRDISFASVCEHHLVPFMGRAHVAYIPGKDGRITGLSKLARLVDGFARRPQVQERMTSQIADSLVEHLKPRGALVVVEAEHLCMSMRGVKKPGALTVTSAVRGVFKTDQATRSEAMNLIGFSRDR is encoded by the coding sequence ATGTCACCCACTGACCAAAGTGTGTCTAATGCCACCGCGCTCAATGGTTCATCACCGCTCAGAGAGACTCATGCAATAGACCGTGACCGCATAATCGCGGCGGTCGGTGAAATCTTGGCTGCCATTGGTGAAGACCCCAATCGTGATGGGTTAATTCGCACCCCAGAACGAGTGGCCGACATGTATGTGGAAATAATGAGTGGTCTCCATTCGAATCCCGCCACCCACCTTGACGTGCAATTTGATGCCGATCATGACGAAATGATCATGATCCGAGATATTTCTTTCGCTTCGGTATGCGAACACCATTTAGTGCCATTCATGGGGCGCGCTCACGTGGCCTACATTCCAGGCAAAGACGGCCGAATTACCGGCCTTTCCAAGCTGGCGAGGCTAGTTGACGGGTTTGCTCGCCGCCCCCAAGTTCAAGAGCGTATGACCAGCCAGATAGCAGATTCACTGGTGGAGCACTTAAAGCCTCGTGGAGCGTTGGTGGTTGTGGAAGCCGAACATCTCTGTATGTCGATGCGAGGTGTGAAGAAACCAGGTGCGCTCACGGTCACCTCGGCGGTGCGAGGGGTGTTCAAAACCGACCAAGCTACCCGCAGCGAAGCCATGAATTTAATCGGGTTTTCGCGGGATCGCTAA
- a CDS encoding acyl-CoA dehydrogenase family protein, which translates to MSKAHTPTRVGGDKPEDFLNLSSLLSTEEQQIVATVRRFVKDRILAEVGQWYDEGTFPARDLAPVMGELGLLGMHLDGYGCAGMSAVDYGLACLELEAGDSGLRSFVSVQGSLAMFPIWAYGSEEQKERWLPAMAAGDAIGCFGLTEPDAGSDPSSMRTRAVQEPSGDWILNGTKMWITNGSIADVAVVWAQTERGIRGFVVPTDTPGFSSNAIMAKASLRASVTSELVFSDLRLPADAVLPDVVGMKGPLSCLNEARFGILFGAVGAGRACYEAALTYAKEREQFGGPIARFQLTQQKLVEMMVGVNQSQLLALHLGRLKDQGDISSAQVSFGKMHNVRAALEIARSARSVLGANGITLEYPVIRHMNNLESVYTYEGTHEIHTLVLGQAITGSGAFS; encoded by the coding sequence ATGTCAAAGGCCCACACACCCACCCGAGTTGGCGGCGACAAGCCGGAAGATTTTCTCAATTTGTCATCGTTGTTATCAACGGAAGAGCAACAAATTGTGGCTACTGTGCGTCGCTTTGTAAAAGATCGAATTCTGGCTGAAGTTGGCCAATGGTACGACGAAGGAACATTTCCTGCTCGTGACCTGGCACCAGTGATGGGAGAACTCGGCCTTTTGGGAATGCATCTGGATGGGTATGGATGCGCTGGCATGAGCGCTGTCGACTACGGCTTGGCCTGTTTGGAACTTGAGGCTGGTGACAGCGGACTTCGCAGCTTTGTATCGGTTCAAGGTTCGCTCGCAATGTTCCCAATCTGGGCTTATGGCAGTGAAGAGCAAAAGGAACGTTGGCTGCCGGCTATGGCTGCCGGTGATGCCATTGGTTGTTTTGGACTTACTGAACCCGATGCGGGTAGCGATCCGTCGTCGATGCGCACCCGAGCAGTTCAAGAGCCGAGCGGCGACTGGATTCTGAACGGGACCAAAATGTGGATCACCAACGGCAGCATTGCCGATGTGGCTGTAGTTTGGGCCCAAACCGAACGTGGTATCCGCGGGTTTGTGGTGCCAACTGATACCCCAGGGTTTTCATCGAATGCCATAATGGCCAAAGCTTCGCTACGAGCTTCTGTCACCTCGGAACTGGTATTTTCCGATCTGCGATTGCCGGCGGACGCGGTGCTGCCCGATGTGGTTGGCATGAAGGGGCCCCTGTCTTGTTTGAATGAAGCGCGCTTTGGGATTCTCTTTGGTGCAGTGGGCGCAGGCCGCGCTTGTTATGAAGCTGCTCTTACTTATGCCAAAGAGCGTGAACAATTTGGTGGTCCCATCGCACGTTTCCAACTCACTCAACAAAAACTGGTTGAAATGATGGTAGGGGTGAACCAGTCGCAACTATTGGCCCTGCACCTGGGTCGTTTGAAGGACCAAGGCGACATTTCATCGGCGCAGGTGAGCTTTGGAAAAATGCATAACGTGCGTGCGGCCCTAGAGATTGCCCGCAGCGCCCGAAGTGTACTGGGTGCCAACGGAATCACACTCGAATATCCGGTGATTAGACACATGAACAACCTGGAATCTGTGTACACCTATGAGGGCACTCATGAAATTCATACCCTGGTGCTTGGACAGGCCATCACCGGTTCGGGTGCCTTCAGCTAG
- a CDS encoding thiamine ABC transporter substrate-binding protein, which translates to MSLALFREFRSRRLITLFTAFLALAVLAAACSNNSDEPDSNGSSPENASAGNKVVLVTHNSFEISDELIALFKEETGNELVVQRGGSAVEVLNQAILTVKNPQGDVFFGVEDTSLSRALRNGLFEVYEPAASEQIQAGLVVDDEFHVTPISHGVVCVNYDKSWFADNDVAVPSGLADLVKPEYADLFVTPNPASSAPGLAFLTATVAEFGEDGWADYWRELKDNNVVVTSGWSDAYYGRFSGGAEDGDRPLVTSYGSSPPADVLGLDPLPDDTPTGVIESTCARETTFAGVLANAANPSGAEEFIDFLLGKAFQESLPLSMFVYPVIEDTPLPIEFERFAVNPANPYHLAPELLEAEADNWVEEWTNIMLR; encoded by the coding sequence TTGTCATTAGCGCTATTCCGCGAGTTTCGATCGCGACGATTAATCACCTTGTTCACCGCCTTTTTGGCTTTAGCCGTGTTGGCCGCGGCTTGTTCAAACAACAGTGACGAGCCAGATTCGAACGGATCATCCCCAGAGAATGCAAGTGCTGGCAACAAGGTCGTCTTGGTGACCCACAACTCATTTGAAATTAGCGATGAATTAATCGCGTTGTTTAAGGAAGAGACCGGCAATGAACTGGTTGTACAGCGCGGCGGAAGTGCCGTCGAGGTGTTGAACCAGGCCATCCTGACCGTCAAAAACCCCCAGGGCGATGTATTTTTTGGGGTGGAAGACACGTCGCTTTCTCGTGCTTTGCGCAATGGCTTGTTTGAGGTCTATGAACCCGCTGCTAGTGAGCAAATTCAAGCTGGACTAGTGGTGGACGACGAATTTCACGTAACACCTATTAGCCATGGTGTTGTATGTGTGAACTACGACAAATCTTGGTTCGCCGACAACGACGTAGCGGTACCATCGGGGCTGGCCGACCTTGTCAAACCTGAATACGCCGACCTGTTTGTTACTCCTAATCCTGCCTCCTCAGCACCTGGACTAGCGTTTCTCACCGCCACCGTCGCCGAATTCGGCGAAGATGGCTGGGCCGACTACTGGCGAGAGTTAAAGGACAACAACGTTGTGGTCACAAGCGGGTGGAGTGATGCCTACTACGGCCGCTTCTCCGGTGGTGCTGAAGACGGCGATCGTCCTCTTGTAACCTCATACGGGTCGAGCCCACCCGCCGATGTTCTAGGTCTTGATCCGTTGCCAGATGACACGCCAACTGGTGTCATTGAATCAACTTGCGCACGTGAAACCACCTTTGCCGGGGTCTTGGCCAATGCCGCCAACCCGTCGGGTGCCGAAGAATTTATTGACTTTCTATTAGGAAAAGCATTTCAAGAATCACTGCCCCTTAGCATGTTCGTTTACCCAGTGATTGAAGACACTCCCTTGCCGATTGAGTTCGAACGATTCGCCGTTAATCCAGCTAATCCGTATCACCTGGCACCGGAACTACTTGAGGCGGAAGCCGACAATTGGGTTGAAGAGTGGACAAACATAATGTTGCGCTAA
- a CDS encoding iron ABC transporter permease, giving the protein MANIIALGLHHDNQWNLNILQSVWGDSYLRQVIWFTFAQAIASTALTIAIGFPIAYLLARYKFPLHGFINGLVTVPFVLPTVVVAVAFLVLLRPDGWAGGLLGGWWGASPPDLRGTLAAVLMAHVFYNVSVVVRIVGGLLDQLDPAIEDAAAVLGANKWNIFTKVTLPLVRPALISAALVVFLFTFTSFGVVLFLGGPGNSTLEVEIHRQTALLLNLPVAAALSISQLVMVAVLATISLKQQRGAAVEQPLVGGRAGARQRVASTIGERSVVLGMILVSLGFFGAPLLAMVLRSLRSGSTVFTLEWYRRLFGPSSTVLGRSAIEAVWNSLQFAAVATVVAVVVGLSASFVIVRGPEIWRRWFEVLLLLPLGVSAVTVGFGFIVGLDEPPLNLRNSWWLIPMAQALVSTPFVVRVLVPVLASIESRIHEAAAVLGASPLRTLWEVDLPLIGRAVGLAAGFAFAMSLGEFGATVFIARADTVTVPVAIMRLLGLPGASNYGQAMALSSILMALTFSSMLVVSKIRLPQVSA; this is encoded by the coding sequence GTGGCTAATATTATAGCGCTTGGTTTGCATCACGATAACCAGTGGAATCTAAACATATTGCAATCCGTTTGGGGCGATAGTTATTTACGGCAAGTAATTTGGTTTACCTTCGCCCAGGCGATCGCCTCTACGGCCCTAACAATAGCAATAGGGTTTCCTATTGCTTATTTGCTCGCACGTTATAAATTTCCTCTACACGGGTTCATTAACGGTCTCGTTACCGTGCCCTTTGTTTTGCCAACGGTGGTAGTGGCGGTAGCTTTTTTGGTCTTGTTGCGGCCCGACGGTTGGGCCGGTGGCCTGCTCGGGGGATGGTGGGGTGCGAGTCCGCCTGACCTACGGGGCACCTTGGCGGCAGTCCTAATGGCGCATGTTTTCTACAACGTCTCGGTGGTAGTTCGGATTGTGGGTGGTTTACTCGACCAGCTCGATCCAGCCATTGAAGATGCCGCGGCCGTACTGGGTGCGAACAAATGGAATATTTTCACCAAGGTCACGCTGCCGTTAGTTCGCCCGGCTTTGATTTCGGCGGCCTTAGTTGTGTTCCTCTTTACCTTCACCTCATTTGGGGTGGTGCTGTTTCTTGGCGGGCCGGGAAACTCTACGCTGGAGGTCGAGATTCATCGCCAAACCGCACTGTTGTTGAACCTACCGGTAGCCGCGGCCCTCTCAATTTCCCAACTGGTAATGGTGGCAGTCTTAGCTACGATCAGTCTCAAACAACAACGTGGTGCGGCCGTCGAACAGCCACTGGTTGGAGGTCGTGCTGGGGCTCGCCAACGTGTGGCGTCCACCATTGGTGAACGCAGCGTTGTGCTCGGAATGATTCTGGTGTCACTGGGGTTTTTCGGTGCCCCATTGTTAGCCATGGTGTTACGTTCGCTTCGGAGTGGGAGCACTGTTTTCACTCTGGAGTGGTATCGACGACTGTTCGGCCCAAGCTCAACTGTGCTTGGGCGTTCGGCCATCGAAGCCGTTTGGAATTCGCTCCAGTTCGCGGCCGTGGCCACCGTAGTGGCTGTGGTGGTTGGTTTATCGGCCTCGTTTGTGATTGTGCGTGGCCCGGAAATTTGGCGGCGCTGGTTCGAGGTTTTGCTCCTCCTGCCACTGGGTGTCTCAGCGGTAACCGTTGGTTTTGGTTTCATTGTGGGACTTGATGAACCGCCGCTCAATCTAAGAAATTCGTGGTGGCTGATTCCTATGGCCCAAGCGCTAGTTTCAACGCCATTTGTGGTGAGGGTGTTGGTCCCGGTCTTGGCTTCTATCGAGAGTCGTATCCATGAGGCAGCCGCGGTTCTGGGTGCTTCGCCTCTAAGAACTTTGTGGGAGGTCGACCTACCCCTAATTGGTCGCGCCGTGGGCTTGGCCGCCGGGTTCGCGTTTGCCATGTCGCTTGGCGAGTTTGGGGCTACCGTTTTTATCGCCCGGGCTGACACTGTCACGGTGCCGGTAGCCATAATGCGCCTCTTAGGTCTGCCTGGTGCCTCAAACTATGGCCAGGCCATGGCGCTCAGCTCCATCCTCATGGCCCTAACGTTCAGCTCGATGCTGGTTGTCTCAAAAATTCGTCTGCCCCAGGTATCCGCATGA
- a CDS encoding ABC transporter ATP-binding protein, which produces MSLRVEELSVELAGKSIIHQVSIEVNDGEIVAVLGPSGSGKTTMLRAIAGLVPLAQGRIWSNGHDISNQPSFRRGVGYMFQEHALFPHRNVAENIEFGLRMAKMRKPERLGRRREVLELVGLGGFDQRPVASLSGGERQRVALARAIAPKPALLLLDEPFSSLDRALRERLWEDLVDVLVQTNTGCIHVTHDHVEALRSGDRLVVLSEGEILQAGSPLELWRMPNSEAIGRIVGPLNTVPVELISSAAMVAPWGRTSYQHLLARPAPNTNSSKLLARPDAFEISVPTTGGQGWFEGTVIRRNFMGTHALVEVALDTDAGASDEPIGLLVLETTPSFSELGSRISLKLKDRSVVITAT; this is translated from the coding sequence ATGAGCCTTCGCGTCGAGGAGTTGAGTGTTGAGCTCGCTGGCAAATCGATTATCCATCAGGTATCGATCGAAGTGAACGACGGTGAGATCGTGGCGGTGTTGGGCCCCAGCGGTAGCGGCAAAACGACGATGCTGCGCGCCATTGCAGGTTTAGTTCCCTTGGCCCAGGGCCGAATTTGGTCCAACGGACACGATATTTCTAACCAGCCATCTTTTCGAAGAGGTGTGGGCTACATGTTTCAAGAGCATGCGTTGTTTCCTCATCGCAATGTGGCCGAAAACATCGAGTTCGGTCTGCGAATGGCGAAAATGCGAAAGCCGGAGCGGTTGGGGCGACGCCGTGAGGTACTGGAACTGGTGGGATTGGGTGGATTTGATCAGCGACCGGTGGCATCGCTTTCAGGTGGAGAGCGCCAAAGAGTGGCACTGGCTCGAGCGATCGCACCGAAACCCGCCCTGCTATTACTAGACGAGCCGTTTAGCTCTTTAGATCGGGCACTTCGAGAACGACTTTGGGAAGATTTGGTTGACGTTCTTGTCCAAACCAACACCGGTTGTATTCACGTCACTCACGATCATGTTGAAGCCTTGCGAAGCGGTGACCGCCTGGTGGTGCTTTCCGAGGGCGAAATCCTACAAGCCGGTAGTCCACTAGAGCTTTGGAGAATGCCAAACTCCGAAGCTATTGGTCGAATAGTGGGACCATTAAACACCGTGCCGGTGGAGCTCATAAGTAGCGCAGCGATGGTAGCGCCTTGGGGTAGAACGTCGTACCAGCATCTGCTGGCTCGGCCAGCTCCAAACACCAATTCTTCCAAACTGCTAGCCAGACCCGACGCCTTCGAGATCTCGGTACCAACAACAGGTGGCCAAGGCTGGTTTGAGGGCACCGTTATTCGTCGTAACTTTATGGGAACACACGCCCTAGTCGAGGTGGCTCTCGACACCGATGCGGGGGCATCTGATGAGCCAATTGGGCTCTTAGTCCTTGAAACGACACCGTCGTTTAGTGAGCTTGGCAGCCGAATATCTCTGAAACTAAAAGACAGAAGCGTGGTGATCACCGCCACATAA